Below is a genomic region from Erythrobacter aureus.
AGTTGCAGGCTGAATGGCCGCGCCGTCCTCTTCGAGCATGGCTTCCAGCCGGTCGAAGGATGCGTTGATCTTGGCGCGAAGCTCGCGGACGGCAACGATAGGAATCCGGCCGAGGTCGCCGTCGCGCCAGCACTTCTTTGCCATTCCGGCGATAGCGCCAGCCGCTGTGGCGATTTCGAAGGCCGCGCGGGCGTATGCGGGTAGGATGCCGTGCTGTTTCACAGCGTGCGAGCCCGGGCCGGCGACATTGCGGTGGAATTGGAGGGACTGCCCCTTCCAACGGGAAATGCTCATGTGGTCAGGCTCCAAATAGGCTGGGGGAAGGCCGGTTGTCGGCAGCTGCGGGGTTGAGCCAGAGGCTCTCGGTCTTCTTGGCGTTTCCGTCGGATTGGGCGCGGGTGTCGAGACGCACCCAGTCGCTCAGCATGTCGTCGTAGATCTCGCAGCGGTAGCCGGAGAGCATGACCATGGCAGGCGTTTCTCGAAGAGCGACGAGAAGCTTCTCGTGGCCGTCGGCGTCCAGCTCGTGGCCATACGCGCGATAGGTGTCTCCGACGCTGATTTTATCGTGCCGGGTGCTCGGGTGATATGGCGGATCCACGTAGAGAAGGGTGTCGCTGGTGCGATACTTCTCGATGACTTCCATCGCATCCATGGTGAGCCAAGTGACGCGCTGAAGGCGCTCGTGAATGGCGTCCATGTGTCCGGGCAGGTTCGACCAGTCCGTCGCCGGCGTCGAGCCGGCGCGACTGATGGAAGAACGGAAACCGGGGACCGTGCTGGAGGTGACGCCGTCCGACCCGTGGCTGAGGAAGCTACGGACGCAAAGGCGGCGGGCCTGCTCGATGGGATCGTCGCAATCCTCAAGCGAAAGGCGAAACTCGCGCTCGTGGAAAGGCGTGAACTGGAGAGCCCGCTTGAGATGGGCATAAGACGACGGGTCGCGCAGCACCTTGAAGTAGTCATAGATCTTCAGGTTCAGATCGTTGGCGACCTCGGCATAGGTGCGGGTCTTGCGTAGCAGGACCGAGCAGGCGCCGGCGAAGGGCTCCACATAGGTCCGGTGCGTCGGCATGTTGGAGATGATCCAGCTGGCGAGCATGAATTTGCCGCCATGGTAACGCAGGGCAGGCCGGCGGACTGCCGACATGCCTGGCGCGCGCGGATTGTCGTTGTGCGCAGGTTCGTTGGTTGCGAGGCGAATTGCAGCGCTCATGCGGCAAGCTTCATCATGTCGGACTCGCAGCGGAAGTCCGGGCGATCATCGAAGCGGAAGGCCGAGGACGCGGCATACTCGAGAACAGGCTCGGAGCTGATGAAGCGCCGACCGAGCTCGAGAGCGACCTTCCCGGTTGTGTTTGAGCCGGCCATGGGGTCGTAAACGATCTGACCAGGCTCGGTGGAGAGCTGGATGACCTTGCGCGGCAGAGCTTCAGGGAAGCGCGCCGGATGCGGGGTCATTCCTGCTTCACGGCAGCGCTTGGCATAGGTCCCGCCGCCGCCGACGCCGCCGGAGATGATGATGTTGTGAGGAATGCCGCCTTCGCCATTGGTGGCAAATGCAGCATCGTTGATGTCGTAGCCGCCGGGCCGGACGGTTTTCTTGCGCGCGGCGGCGCGGCGCTGGTCGCTGGCGCGCTGGGACGCGCTACGCTCTGCATACGGTTCGGGCGGAAGGCGACGGGTATCCCACGCAGGGTTCGGCGTCTTCGAGAGCAGGATGACGTGCTCGACGGTGTTCTTCAGCGCAACGCGGCGCTTCACAGCCCATTCGAGGTTGGCCAGTTTCGTGGGGCTATGCCACGGCATGCGGCCGGCGAGGTGAAGCCCGTGCTTGTCGATCGCATCGAGCATGTACCGCTCGACGTAAGGCGAGAGCATCGGCGTGCCCGGGACGTGGATGTCCATCAGGTTGATGGCGAGCGTGCCGTCATCGCGCAGGAGGTCTTTCCAGAGGCCGGTGAGTTCCGACATCCAGGTTAGCCAATCTGCGAGACCGAAGCGTCCGTACTCACGGTTCACGACCGGATAGGGCGGACTGGTCATGATGAGCGAGAGGCTGTCCGGCTCGATAGCGCCCGCAGCTTCTTCTGCATGGCCTAGGAATGCGAGGCCGTTGTCGAGGCTGTAGAGGAGCACAACCTTGCCGCGCTGGACGCGGGTGAGCTTCTCACGGCCCTTGTCCGTAAGCTCCCAAATGCCGCGTTCGCCGGCGATGAGGCCTTTGGCTACTGCCGTCTGGCGCGTCCAGCGAACCTGCTGGTCGAAGACGCGGTAGGACTGGTCGCTGCAGGTGCGGGTCTGGTCGCGGACCTCGGGTTCGAGGTTCAGCGTTTCAGCCAGCTCTCCATAGAGGTCGCGTGGACGGGCTTTGCCGCCGCGTGCCTCGATAGCTTCGAGCAAGGGCAGCTCGAGCATGCCCTGGAGAGATGCGGCTGGGCCACGACCTTTCACGGATGCTTCCTGCTGCTCGCCCTTTTCTACGCGACGGCGGCGTGCCGCAAGGGCAGCCTTGCTGGGGTTGGAACTGCGTTCGGTCATGCCGCAACCGCTAGGGCTTTTGCGGTTTTCGGAAGCAGCGAACGCCGAGGTTTGAGGTTGGCCGAGCAGATTGCATAAGCAAGTCCCGGGGGGACAGCGTTGCCGACTAAAGCAAGTTGGGTTGCCTTCGTTGTCTTGCGTCCGTCGGCGGTTTTCTCGAATTGATAGTCCTTCGGGAACGACGAAGCGGCGTAGGCTTCCTTGGGCGCGAGCATGCGCATTTGGATGGTCCAGAGGATAGCGCCGGGACGACCGATGGCCGATGGACGAGGCCCGTCGAGGTGGGCAAGGCGCGGACTGCGCGGCTCCTTGGTGCCGTACTGTTCGAGGAAGCGAGCAATCCACCATGCTTCGAAGCGCTGCTCTTCGGTGAGTCCAAGCTCGCCTTCTGGCACAGCGTGGACATCGCCAAGCTCTTCGGCAGCATCGCTGAAATACTGCACGAAGGATGCACGGACCTCACCGTGGTGGGAGCCAGCCGCGGTAAAGGTTGGGATGGGTTCATCCATGCTCTGGCCGAAGGTATTCTGGCGCAGAGTGAGCAGGTGGCTGGTAACGAGGTTCTGGTGGCAGACCTTGGTCGTCATCGTCGACATCGGGTCATCGACCGAGTGGCCAATGTTGCCGCTGTTGTGCTGCGCCATGTGCGCGGCGACGATCGGGCGGATGACCGAAGGGCCGGTGATAGCGGGATCTGGCTCGACGTTGTCATTGGCTTCAGGCGCGTGAGCGTCTTTCATGGATGCCTGGACAAGGGCGAGCTTCGCACCACCGGCGACGAGCGTGGTGATCGGGTCGTGGACGCTGTGAATGCGCGGTGCTTGGCCACGGCGCTCACCGTAACCGGTGGTGACCATGAAGGGTTCGACGATGGCGAATTCGTTCGAAGTCGACTGGGTCGGCAGCGGTTCGCAAATGTCGTGATCACCGCGGCCGCGCTTCTTGCCCTTCTTGCACACGCTACCGTGGGCAACGCGCACGATGGTTGGAACCTTGAAGGTTGCGCCGGGCGATGCCGGAGCGGAGACTGCGTGCTCATCGGCGATGTCCACGTCGATTGCGGGAGCCGTGATCTGGAAGCCTTCGGGAGCGACAGGCGCATCAGCTGTGTCGTTCGATGCCGCACGCACGGTGATGTTGGTTTCGTTCGGCTGGGCCAGAGCGATGGGCACTGCGGCGCAAACCGGGGACACTAGGGCGAGCTCACCCCTTCGGGCGCATGTGATCGTGGGCAGCTGGCTGTCCATCAGATAGTAGCGACCCGGCCCCGAATGGGTGAGTGGAGTGATGAGCGGGTTCACCAGCGAGAGGCGCGTCGCTGTCTCGGAGCCTGCCGCGCCTTCTTTTTCGGGAGCGTCATCGCCACCAAACGAGACGATGTGAGGCTTTTCGGCTTCGAGAACGTGACGCTCGATGCCAGCCGCGATGCGCTTCAGCGTGTTGTCTGCCAGCGGACGGTTGCAGCGCGCCTTCTTCGCATCTTCGGGGTACATGAAGATGGGATTGCACTGGATGGTGAAGTCGATGCAGTCGGCGGCTGGAGCGTAGGGCAGCAGTTCACCCGCCAGGACGGCTGGCGAATTGCGCGGGCCGTGAGTGGCTTTCGGGAAGCGGATCGGAAGGCCATCGCGGCGGGCGACGATCATCAGGCGGTGGCGCTTTGTCGGCACGCCATAGTCGGCTGCGTTCAGAACCTTGTATTCGACCGTGTAGCCGGCTTCAACGAGACGCGAGCGCCATTCTTTGAAGGTCGAGCCGAGGCCGTCCTTGTCGATGTAGCGCTTGTCGATCTTGTTCTCGGCAGTGAGCGGCGCCCAGGTCAGGAATTCACGGACGTTTTCGACGATGACGACGCGCGGGTTGAAGCGCGGGTTGGGGTGCTCGCACCAATTGCAGACGACCCATGCCTGATCGCGGATTTCACGGTCGAGCGGCTTGCCCCCACGGGCAGTCGAGAAATGGACACAGCTCGGGCTGGCCGTGAGGAGGCCGATGCTCTTGCCGGTCTCGATGTGCAGCTCGGGATCGGCGGCAAAGACGTCGGATTCGAGATGGACCGTCTCGGGGTGATTGATGTCGTGAACGCCGATCGCGTCGGGGTTGTGGTTCACGGCAAAGGCAGGGCTTTCGAGCAGTGCCTGGCGAATGCCTTCGCTCGTACCACCCGCACCGCAGAAGAGATCGACTGTGATTTCTTCTTCTTCGAGGTGATACGGGCTGTCGGGAAGGTCATAGATTTCGACCGGACCGTTTGCCATCTGCTCGACAAGGTCGAGACCAGTGGAAGATTCAGGAAGTTTGGAGGTTGCGAGGTTCGAGCGCACGATTTTCTTTTCTCCATAAGTAGGCCCAACAGGCCTCAAGTCCTCATGGGGAAACAGCGACATGTTCCTGTCGTCTAATTTCATGCTGAATATGCCCCGTAAGCCTGGCGCTTTGGCGTCAGGAAGTCGTGATCCGAAGGTTGAATTTGCACTCGTGCCGTAATGGCTGAGTGCAAATTCTAGCGGGACATATTCAAGCCTGCCAAGGACTTTCTGGATGTTTCTGGATAAGCGATGCAGCTATGGCAGGAATGCCATGCCAAGCTGCGAACTGCCCGGTCCGCGCTCTCTTGGAAGAAGAGCTGGCGCGGTGTCCGAATGGGCAAGGGCAACACATTCGGCGATATTGTCATTCGCCGGATACCCAGCAGTGATACCTTCGGCGAGCGTGCGGTCGATTATCAAGCCTCGCGACGGGTGCGCCCAGTCTCGTCCGCTGGTGAGGGTGACGATCCCGCGGCGGCTGTTGCACAGTCCGACGAGAGGGCCAGCCGTCCATTCGCCAGGCGCAACCGCGACTGCTTGCGGAGCGAGTTGCTCAAGAAGCTGGGAGAAGGGTCGCCGGGCGACATCGTCGACCGAAGCGGTTTCGGGACTCAGGTACCAGTAGAACTGGCCCGACAGGTGGGAGAGGATGTCTTGATCGATCTCTGCATTAGCATCGGCGGAGTAGAGGACCGTGTCGTCAGCATCGACCTCGATGACTCCGATGGGCTTCGCTCCGATGTTTTCAAGAACACGAGGGTGAAGGTGGATCATGCGAATGACTACGCCATCAGCCCGATTGATTTGCAGTCCTCGAGGGCCAAGCAGATAACCGAGGGCAGGGCGAGCGTCGCCGCCCTGATGCCCGATCACGAAGAGCAGGGCATCAGGGGTCTCGACGACGTCATAGGCAAACGGCTTGGGACGTTCGGTCATGCAGCCCTCTTCAGCTTCTTCTGTGCGCGCGGGTCGATGGTCTGGAGCAGCGCCTGCGGCAGCTGTCCGATGTCGTGGATGACATGCGAGTTTTGGCACCAGGTCTGAACGGAATCGCTCTGGATGCCGATCGCCACGACCTCAATGCCCCGGCGGTTGAGCAGGGGGACGACGCCTTGTGCGAGCTCGCGGTCGTCTGCGTCACCGTCGGTGAGGACGAGCAGAACGCGGCGGTGGGCCGCGCTCTGTTCCAGGATGCTAGCGACTGCCGCCATGGCTTCGCCCGTGGGGGTGCAGCCCATGTCGAGATCGCGATAGGCACCGATGTTCTGACGCGTAATGCGGCTGGACTGCTTTCCCTCCTTGAAGGGGTAGAGGTCGACGTGGGGCGAATAGCCCTTGTATCCGTAGATCGAGGTCTCGACCTGCGTGCCGCGCGTAGCTTCTTCGATTGCAAGTGCGCCAGTCATGGCGAGCTTTCGAGGCTCCTCTTCGCCGGTTCCGCTGTAGACCATCGAACCAGAGAAGTCGGTGAGGATAACCAGAGCCGTTTCGGGCGCGGGCCGGTGCCAGTCCTTCTTGTAGCAGTTGCCAGTGCCGCGAACGACGGCGGAGATGTTCCGAATGTCGAACTTGCCGTCACGGCGGCCGCGCAGCGTCCCGCGCTGCTCTTCAGCCATGAGAAGGCGGCGAATGGTGCGTGCGGTGGTGCTGATCACGCCGGCGGCTTCAGCGCGCAAAGATGCGTACTGGCATTCCTCGACCTCTGCAGTGTCGATTGGAATGAAGCGGTCGTCGGAATATTCGTTCTTCGACGCGCCGCCACCGTTGGCATCACCTGCGTCGCTGCTCGGGTCAGGGTCAGCAGAGGTGTAATTGGGAGCGGCAGCATTGGCCTGCTTGACGTTCTCCATCACCTCATCCGGATTGACTTCGCCATCCTCGGCATCCGGAGCTTCTTCCGGGAGAGGGGTGTTGGCGATTTCGTCGGCAAGGTCGTCGATGAAGTCGTCGAAGGCGGCATTGCTGTCGAGAATTCCGTCGAGCGGGTTCGACCCATCGCTGTCTTCGCCGGAAGCGTCGGCATCATCGGCCTCTTCACCAGTGTCAGCGCCGCTGTCATTGCCAGCCGGACCTGATGACTGGCCAGCACCCGAAGCGCTGTCTTGGGGATCAGCGTCGTCCTGATCGGCGTCCTGAGGGCCGCCGGCGTTTCCTGCCGAGTTGGCATTCTGGTCGGCGTCGTCAGAGCCATTGTCTCCGGAACCTTCGCCGTCGTCGTGCTCGTCGAGCATGCCGTCATTCATGCTGACTTTGCCGGTGTCGTCCTGCTGCGGAGCCGGAGCGCCGGTGCCGTCAGGGCTGGACTTGCCGCTCGGGCTGTCGCCGAAGTCGAGATCATCGACGCCATTGTCGCTGTCTCCGTCTCCGAGGCCTTCGCCGTCGCCTTCACCGGTGCCGTCGCTACCGGGATTGTCTCCGGCAGCGGGGTCGGATGAGTTGGCATCCAGGTCCGAGGAGATCTTGCCGTCGGCATCCTTTCCGTCTTGGTCAGGCGCATCGGCGGAGATGTCTCCGGCGTCAGAGGCATCCGAGCCAGTGCTGTTCTCGTCCTGGCCATCTCCGTCACCCGGTCGTTCGGACTGGCCGAGGTCGCCATTGTCCGATGGCTGGCCTGTTTCTCCGGGCTCGCCAGCGTCGCCTTCACTCTCGGTTCCGCTGTCGCTTTCACCGTCGGGGCCTGCTTCGGCATCGCTGCCGGCATCGCCGTCGCTAGAGGGCTCGCCTTCTGCGTCGGCATCATCGTCGCCTTCGACGTCGTCAGCATCGTCTTCGCCAGCTTGGCTGTCGTCGCTGTCGTCGAGGCTTTCAGGCTCTTCGTCGGCATCGTCGGTGCTGGTCTGCTCATCCTGCTGGTCGGCGTCGCTCGAGGTGTCCTCGGAGATCGCGTCGTCCTGCTGGTCGTCCTCATCCTGCTCGTCGCTGTTGTCCTGGTCATCGTTCGATGCAGGCGGCGGAGTATTGCGGCTGGCCTGAGCGTAGGCTTCGGCTTCTGCGCTGAAAGCGATTGCGAGGTCGACCACCTCGTCAGTCGTCTGGACGTCTTTCATGCGGGCCGTCCAGTTGTCGATGAGCTTCCGGACAGGAGCCGGGAATGCATCGAGCGTGTCGGTCATCTCTGGGTTCGGGAAGCCATTGAGGACGCTGCCCGTCCAAGTCAGGGCGAGCGGGCCGCAAGCGCGCGGATCTGCGAACCAGCCGGGCTTCAGCTTGTTCAGCGGCGGGTGGATCAAGACGCGCAGCGCGGCAAGGTCGGAGGCCGTGCCAGGCAGAGCCTTCGAGATGATGCGCTCGATGCGGTAGTCCTCGATCGCGTTCTCGAATTTCTTGATGAGCTTGTCAGGCTCCATCCGGCCTTCTTCGATTGCGCGAATGATCGAGCCGAAGTCGGTGTAGCGGATGTGGGCAACTTCGTGGATCGCGTAACCCATGAGTGCGCGAGCAGTCGAATATGGAATTTCGGCGAGGTCACGAATGGCCGGGAGGTTGATGTTCCGACCATCGGTGTAGGCGCGCGTGCCGCGGAAGCGCACACGGATGCGGTCACCACGACCGAGGCCGTTGACGAAGCTGATGATGAGCCGGCGCAGGTCGATGCCGAGCATCGTCTTTTCCTGCGCAGGCTTCACAGCGGTAGCTGTTGCAGGCTGCATGGATCAGATCTCCGTGGTGTTGAGATCGACGGCGACGGCGGTCTTGATGAATTCGCGGATGGTGCGACCATCGTCCGGATTGGCACGGCCGACCATGACGGCTTCCATGCCGAGGGCCAAACCAACCTCGTCGCCGCGGCTGGCGAATTTCTTCGCCATCGGTGCTACGTCGAGCATCTGACGCAGCGAGCAAGTCTGCGACAGCGAGCCGGTGTTGTAGGCAGTGCGGATCCGCGTCGCGACGTCGACCATCTTCACGCACAGCGCGTGAGCAAGGCCGGTCTTGGCGTTGATGGTGTCGGCTTCCATGCCGGGCTCCATGAACGTGAAGTTCAGCCAGTAGGGGAAGCGGTCGCGCGTAGCTTCGGACATTTCGAAGCGCGTATGCGTCAGCCCGTTGTCGGAGCCGCGACCCTTCGTGTTCGCGGTGGCGACGATGTAGCAGTGCGGGTGGCGCTCGATCGGCGTGCCACCTTCTTCCTGGATTACGAGGCCTTCGCCTTCGAGGACCGAGTGGAGCATGTACATGATGTCCGGGTCGGCCTGGTCGATTTCGTCGAGGACGATGATGCAAGGCTGCTGGATGAGGCGGGGGATCTTGCCGAGGACGAAGGGCGTCTCGGAACCGTTGGGCGTTGCGACTTGGCGGAACGAGCCGATGATCTCAGCGCGCGAGAGGCTGCCGTCCATCGGGATCTTGTGAACGGGCAGGCCGATCTGAGCGCCGAACTGCTTGAAGAACTCGGTCTTACCGCAGCCCGGGTCGCCGGTGGCGATCACGTTCTTGCGCTCTTCGATAGCGAGAGCCATCACCGAGCAGGCGTAGCCATTGAACATGAAGTCCTTGTCAGGCGCGGCCATCTTCGGCTTCGGGGTGAGCCACTTCGCGGTGGGGATGAGTTCGCTGCTGTAGGTCGAGCCGATGCCCTGGAACAGGGTCGAGGCCGGGCGCGGGATCATCTGCACTTCGGCTTCAGGTGCAACGAAGGCGAAGGACGCAGGATTGCTCGTCGGCTCGCCGGCAGGTTCTGGAGTGGCGGCCGGAGCGGGAGCGGGCGCAGCTGCCGTGGGCGCAGGCGCAGATTCTTCAGCTGCGATTTCGGGGGCGTCGTCACCGAAGACCTTGTCGGTATAGCCTGCGGGGTCAGCCTTGTATTCCTGAGCGGCTTGAATGATTTCCCGGGCGGCGTCTTCGTCACCTTCCATTGCATCGCCAATTTCGGTGAGGCCGTGGAGCTTCGAGACGTTCGAAACGAGAGCACGGTTGTCGCCGCTTATGCGCGCGTGGTCTTCGTCCATCTTCTTCATGGACGTGAAGGGGAGGTCGGCGACCGCTTCTTCGGTCATAAGGTGAGCTGCGAGGGCAGCGTCATTCGGCTGGAACTGGGTGACGGACATAACTTCTTTCCTCAGGCGGTAAGGACTACAAGTCCCCTGCCTGCTCCATCACTTCTGCTCTGTGGGGAGTGCCCCCGACCTCAGAGGTCGGGGCTAGGATGCGCGTCCGCGCGGCTGGCTTGCGTTAGGCGGCCAGCTTGTCGCTCAGGCCAACCTGGTTGGCGATGAGCTTGAGTTTCGACTGAGCCGGGCCCGGATCGATGACGAAATTGGCAAGGTCTCCGATGTGGAGGATATTTGCCATCACCAGCATGGCGTCGCTCGGGTCTCGGAGGGTCCAGTTGCGCTGGGCGAAGGGACCGGTGATCGAGATGTGGCTCACTCCCCCTTCAGCATCGACCTTGCCGCTGATGTGGTGGATCGCCGGCGATTTTGCGGCTTCGTCCAAGGCGGCTTCGTAACGTGCCTGCAGCGCGAAGGCGCGGCGGCCGGCGGCCCCGTTCACTGCCCGAGCAATCGGTCCGGCAATATCGACGCCGGAGATGATAGGCTGATTGCCTGCGGCACTGAGTTCGGAGACCAGCTGATCGACGAATGGAATTTCGAGATCACCATGATGGATGACGAGCGGCTGGCGGCCGACTGCGGGAGCGATGATATCGCGAATGAGCGTCGAGGTCGGGAGCGAAGTGGCGGCCTCGTCGGGATTGATCCCGGCGGTCCAGAGCCAGTCACGCACGATCTCCGAAGAGTAGTCGAGATTCGCGTCGACGAGATGATAGAGTTCGACCGCGCCCGTTATGGCGACACCGATGGCTTGCCGACCAGCCGAAGTCTGGGCGGCCAAGATGCCGAGGTAGGAGAGGTTCGGGAAACGCATAACGGCGGTACTCTATTCTATTTCACTTCAAATTCTTTAATTCTTCAATCTCTTGAGCATTACCGCGAGGCTCCGCCTCGCATTTGCTCTGCCATGTAGAGCACTGAATTGAGGTGCGCATCGCTTGCTTCAGCAATGCGATCGTCAGCCAGGGAGGCCCGCTCGGGATTAGCCGAGGTGGTCGCCTCAAGCCTGAGGATTTCAGCGCGCGATGGCAAGACG
It encodes:
- a CDS encoding DNA adenine methylase is translated as MSAAIRLATNEPAHNDNPRAPGMSAVRRPALRYHGGKFMLASWIISNMPTHRTYVEPFAGACSVLLRKTRTYAEVANDLNLKIYDYFKVLRDPSSYAHLKRALQFTPFHEREFRLSLEDCDDPIEQARRLCVRSFLSHGSDGVTSSTVPGFRSSISRAGSTPATDWSNLPGHMDAIHERLQRVTWLTMDAMEVIEKYRTSDTLLYVDPPYHPSTRHDKISVGDTYRAYGHELDADGHEKLLVALRETPAMVMLSGYRCEIYDDMLSDWVRLDTRAQSDGNAKKTESLWLNPAAADNRPSPSLFGA
- a CDS encoding site-specific DNA-methyltransferase translates to MTERSSNPSKAALAARRRRVEKGEQQEASVKGRGPAASLQGMLELPLLEAIEARGGKARPRDLYGELAETLNLEPEVRDQTRTCSDQSYRVFDQQVRWTRQTAVAKGLIAGERGIWELTDKGREKLTRVQRGKVVLLYSLDNGLAFLGHAEEAAGAIEPDSLSLIMTSPPYPVVNREYGRFGLADWLTWMSELTGLWKDLLRDDGTLAINLMDIHVPGTPMLSPYVERYMLDAIDKHGLHLAGRMPWHSPTKLANLEWAVKRRVALKNTVEHVILLSKTPNPAWDTRRLPPEPYAERSASQRASDQRRAAARKKTVRPGGYDINDAAFATNGEGGIPHNIIISGGVGGGGTYAKRCREAGMTPHPARFPEALPRKVIQLSTEPGQIVYDPMAGSNTTGKVALELGRRFISSEPVLEYAASSAFRFDDRPDFRCESDMMKLAA
- a CDS encoding DNA cytosine methyltransferase; translation: MRSNLATSKLPESSTGLDLVEQMANGPVEIYDLPDSPYHLEEEEITVDLFCGAGGTSEGIRQALLESPAFAVNHNPDAIGVHDINHPETVHLESDVFAADPELHIETGKSIGLLTASPSCVHFSTARGGKPLDREIRDQAWVVCNWCEHPNPRFNPRVVIVENVREFLTWAPLTAENKIDKRYIDKDGLGSTFKEWRSRLVEAGYTVEYKVLNAADYGVPTKRHRLMIVARRDGLPIRFPKATHGPRNSPAVLAGELLPYAPAADCIDFTIQCNPIFMYPEDAKKARCNRPLADNTLKRIAAGIERHVLEAEKPHIVSFGGDDAPEKEGAAGSETATRLSLVNPLITPLTHSGPGRYYLMDSQLPTITCARRGELALVSPVCAAVPIALAQPNETNITVRAASNDTADAPVAPEGFQITAPAIDVDIADEHAVSAPASPGATFKVPTIVRVAHGSVCKKGKKRGRGDHDICEPLPTQSTSNEFAIVEPFMVTTGYGERRGQAPRIHSVHDPITTLVAGGAKLALVQASMKDAHAPEANDNVEPDPAITGPSVIRPIVAAHMAQHNSGNIGHSVDDPMSTMTTKVCHQNLVTSHLLTLRQNTFGQSMDEPIPTFTAAGSHHGEVRASFVQYFSDAAEELGDVHAVPEGELGLTEEQRFEAWWIARFLEQYGTKEPRSPRLAHLDGPRPSAIGRPGAILWTIQMRMLAPKEAYAASSFPKDYQFEKTADGRKTTKATQLALVGNAVPPGLAYAICSANLKPRRSLLPKTAKALAVAA
- a CDS encoding VWA domain-containing protein — protein: MQPATATAVKPAQEKTMLGIDLRRLIISFVNGLGRGDRIRVRFRGTRAYTDGRNINLPAIRDLAEIPYSTARALMGYAIHEVAHIRYTDFGSIIRAIEEGRMEPDKLIKKFENAIEDYRIERIISKALPGTASDLAALRVLIHPPLNKLKPGWFADPRACGPLALTWTGSVLNGFPNPEMTDTLDAFPAPVRKLIDNWTARMKDVQTTDEVVDLAIAFSAEAEAYAQASRNTPPPASNDDQDNSDEQDEDDQQDDAISEDTSSDADQQDEQTSTDDADEEPESLDDSDDSQAGEDDADDVEGDDDADAEGEPSSDGDAGSDAEAGPDGESDSGTESEGDAGEPGETGQPSDNGDLGQSERPGDGDGQDENSTGSDASDAGDISADAPDQDGKDADGKISSDLDANSSDPAAGDNPGSDGTGEGDGEGLGDGDSDNGVDDLDFGDSPSGKSSPDGTGAPAPQQDDTGKVSMNDGMLDEHDDGEGSGDNGSDDADQNANSAGNAGGPQDADQDDADPQDSASGAGQSSGPAGNDSGADTGEEADDADASGEDSDGSNPLDGILDSNAAFDDFIDDLADEIANTPLPEEAPDAEDGEVNPDEVMENVKQANAAAPNYTSADPDPSSDAGDANGGGASKNEYSDDRFIPIDTAEVEECQYASLRAEAAGVISTTARTIRRLLMAEEQRGTLRGRRDGKFDIRNISAVVRGTGNCYKKDWHRPAPETALVILTDFSGSMVYSGTGEEEPRKLAMTGALAIEEATRGTQVETSIYGYKGYSPHVDLYPFKEGKQSSRITRQNIGAYRDLDMGCTPTGEAMAAVASILEQSAAHRRVLLVLTDGDADDRELAQGVVPLLNRRGIEVVAIGIQSDSVQTWCQNSHVIHDIGQLPQALLQTIDPRAQKKLKRAA
- a CDS encoding AAA family ATPase, translating into MSVTQFQPNDAALAAHLMTEEAVADLPFTSMKKMDEDHARISGDNRALVSNVSKLHGLTEIGDAMEGDEDAAREIIQAAQEYKADPAGYTDKVFGDDAPEIAAEESAPAPTAAAPAPAPAATPEPAGEPTSNPASFAFVAPEAEVQMIPRPASTLFQGIGSTYSSELIPTAKWLTPKPKMAAPDKDFMFNGYACSVMALAIEERKNVIATGDPGCGKTEFFKQFGAQIGLPVHKIPMDGSLSRAEIIGSFRQVATPNGSETPFVLGKIPRLIQQPCIIVLDEIDQADPDIMYMLHSVLEGEGLVIQEEGGTPIERHPHCYIVATANTKGRGSDNGLTHTRFEMSEATRDRFPYWLNFTFMEPGMEADTINAKTGLAHALCVKMVDVATRIRTAYNTGSLSQTCSLRQMLDVAPMAKKFASRGDEVGLALGMEAVMVGRANPDDGRTIREFIKTAVAVDLNTTEI